The following coding sequences lie in one Phycicoccus duodecadis genomic window:
- a CDS encoding FtsK/SpoIIIE family DNA translocase, whose product MATRTSSSTRARSGTRRPSTRTRTASPRKSSGGARAGGLPLPLRAAQSTWMGLAHATGAVARKVGDTGRDLEPEHRRDGLGFLLLALAVVVAAREWWGMPGAVGVVVHAVVAGTFGKVAYALPLVLLLFGLRVLRTPQEDSATSRMAVGTTALAFAACGLVHVSADIPTPPEGADGMRAAGGIIGFLASSPLAAAVSVYGTVPLLLMLGLFGVLVLTATPLHQVPARLREVTDRLTGATPAAEREAEPATPRKRRAPRDVAPEGPLVGDEPFEQAAVVDPRTGKRLRPGQKRPTEADVPAAAAGAPGQSAAAARATEKAPLEPPPTSQLPARVEQLSLAGDITYTLPDSGILEPGSPHKTRSAANDAVVDALTTVLDQFDIDAQVTGFTRGPTVTRYEVELGPAIKVERVTALSKNIAYAVASADVRILSPIPGKSAIGIEIPNTDREKVSLGDVLRSQVARGTDHPMVMGVGKDVEGGYVIANLAKMPHLLVAGATGAGKSSFVNSMITSILMRATPDEVRMVLVDPKRVELTAYEGIPHLITPIITNPKKAAEALQWVVREMDTRYDDLAQYGFKHVDDFNKAVRAGTVQPLPGSQRVITPYPYLLVIVDELADLMMVAPRDVEECIVRITQLARAAGIHLVLATQRPSVDVVTGLIKANVPSRMAFATSSLSDSRVVLDQPGAEKLIGQGDALFLPMGSSKPMRVQGAWVTESEIQGVVKHVTDQLKPRYRDDVTVTAPKKQVDDDIGDDLDLLLQATELVVTTQFGSTSMLQRKLRVGFAKAGRLMDLLESRGVVGASEGSKARDVLVKADDLPTTLALMRGDDVPEADDVFDGQPLDGDSDAVQRHVVAPHGPVAPAAPAAAPVTGTSRDDTAEVQLPAYGGDAVADALDRYREAVDHGDDDEPGEDAWELTGRR is encoded by the coding sequence ATGGCGACCCGTACGTCCTCCAGCACCCGCGCCCGGAGCGGCACCCGCCGCCCGTCGACGCGGACCCGCACGGCGAGCCCGCGCAAGAGCTCGGGCGGCGCCCGCGCCGGGGGGCTGCCGCTGCCGCTGCGCGCCGCCCAGAGCACCTGGATGGGCCTGGCCCACGCCACCGGCGCCGTCGCCCGCAAGGTCGGTGACACCGGCCGCGACCTCGAGCCCGAGCACCGCCGCGACGGGCTCGGCTTCCTGCTGCTCGCGCTGGCCGTGGTCGTCGCCGCCCGGGAGTGGTGGGGGATGCCCGGGGCGGTCGGCGTCGTCGTGCACGCGGTCGTGGCCGGCACCTTCGGCAAGGTCGCCTACGCGCTGCCCCTGGTCCTGCTGCTGTTCGGGCTGCGCGTCCTGCGCACTCCCCAGGAGGACAGCGCCACCTCGCGGATGGCCGTCGGCACCACCGCCCTGGCCTTCGCCGCCTGTGGGCTGGTGCACGTCTCGGCCGACATCCCCACCCCGCCCGAGGGCGCCGACGGGATGCGGGCGGCCGGCGGCATCATCGGCTTCCTGGCCTCCAGCCCGCTCGCCGCGGCCGTCTCGGTCTACGGCACCGTGCCGTTGCTGCTCATGCTGGGGCTCTTCGGCGTGCTGGTCCTCACCGCCACCCCGCTGCACCAGGTGCCCGCCCGGCTGCGCGAGGTCACCGACCGGCTCACCGGCGCGACCCCGGCGGCCGAGCGGGAGGCCGAGCCCGCAACCCCGCGCAAGCGGCGCGCCCCGCGCGACGTCGCGCCCGAGGGCCCGCTCGTCGGCGACGAGCCGTTCGAGCAGGCCGCGGTGGTCGACCCCCGCACCGGCAAGCGGCTGCGCCCGGGCCAGAAGCGGCCGACCGAGGCCGACGTCCCCGCGGCCGCCGCCGGCGCGCCCGGGCAGTCGGCCGCCGCCGCGCGGGCCACCGAGAAGGCACCCCTCGAGCCGCCGCCCACCTCCCAGCTCCCGGCCCGGGTCGAGCAGCTCTCGCTGGCGGGCGACATCACGTACACCCTGCCCGACTCCGGCATCCTCGAGCCCGGCAGCCCGCACAAGACCCGCAGCGCCGCCAACGACGCCGTGGTCGACGCGCTCACCACCGTGCTCGACCAGTTCGACATCGACGCCCAGGTCACCGGCTTCACCCGCGGCCCGACCGTCACGCGCTACGAGGTCGAGCTCGGGCCGGCCATCAAGGTCGAGCGGGTCACCGCGCTCAGCAAGAACATCGCCTACGCCGTGGCGTCGGCCGACGTGCGGATCCTGAGCCCGATCCCGGGCAAGTCGGCCATCGGCATCGAGATCCCCAACACCGACCGCGAGAAGGTCAGCCTCGGCGACGTCCTGCGCAGCCAGGTGGCGCGCGGCACCGACCACCCGATGGTGATGGGCGTCGGCAAGGACGTCGAGGGTGGCTACGTCATCGCCAACCTGGCCAAGATGCCGCACCTGCTGGTCGCGGGGGCCACCGGCGCCGGCAAGTCGAGCTTCGTGAACTCGATGATCACCTCGATCCTCATGCGCGCGACCCCCGACGAGGTCCGGATGGTCCTGGTCGACCCCAAGCGGGTCGAGCTGACCGCCTACGAGGGCATCCCGCACCTCATCACGCCCATCATCACCAACCCCAAGAAGGCCGCCGAGGCCCTCCAGTGGGTCGTGCGCGAGATGGACACCCGCTACGACGACCTCGCCCAGTACGGCTTCAAGCACGTCGACGACTTCAACAAGGCGGTGCGCGCCGGTACGGTGCAGCCGCTGCCCGGGTCCCAGCGGGTCATCACGCCCTACCCGTACCTGCTGGTCATCGTCGACGAGCTCGCCGACCTGATGATGGTCGCCCCGCGCGACGTCGAGGAGTGCATCGTCCGCATCACCCAGCTGGCGCGCGCGGCCGGCATCCACCTGGTGCTGGCGACGCAGCGGCCCTCGGTCGACGTCGTCACCGGGCTCATCAAGGCCAACGTCCCCTCGCGGATGGCGTTCGCCACCTCCTCGCTCAGCGACAGCCGCGTGGTGCTCGACCAGCCCGGCGCCGAGAAGCTCATCGGGCAGGGCGACGCGCTGTTCCTGCCGATGGGCTCGAGCAAGCCGATGCGCGTGCAGGGCGCCTGGGTCACCGAGTCCGAGATCCAGGGCGTCGTCAAGCACGTCACCGACCAGCTCAAGCCGCGCTACCGCGACGACGTCACGGTCACGGCGCCCAAGAAGCAGGTCGACGACGACATCGGCGACGACCTCGACCTGCTGCTGCAGGCCACCGAGCTGGTCGTCACGACCCAGTTCGGCTCGACCTCGATGCTCCAGCGCAAGCTGCGCGTCGGGTTCGCGAAGGCCGGCCGGCTCATGGACCTGCTGGAGTCCCGCGGGGTCGTGGGGGCGTCCGAGGGGTCGAAGGCGCGCGACGTGCTGGTCAAGGCCGACGACCTGCCGACCACCCTGGCCCTCATGCGCGGCGACGACGTCCCCGAGGCCGACGACGTCTTCGACGGCCAGCCCCTCGACGGCGACTCCGATGCGGTGCAGCGCCACGTCGTGGCCCCGCACGGGCCCGTGGCCCCGGCGGCCCCCGCGGCCGCGCCGGTGACCGGGACCTCGCGCGACGACACCGCCGAGGTGCAGCTGCCGGCGTACGGCGGCGATGCCGTGGCCGACGCCCTCGACCGCTACCGCGAGGCCGTCGACCACGGCGACGACGACGAGCCGGGCGAGGACGCCTGGGAGCTCACCGGACGCCGCTGA
- a CDS encoding MauE/DoxX family redox-associated membrane protein produces the protein MPSALLLPLLTCSVVLWVSGAAKLRDPASLERAVASLAVPAPFDGRAARRLLPWAEVALGLWLLVATGVWLVVVTFAVLVLFGTYLALVARAQRGPEAAECGCFGALGDQRVTTATVARNALLVVAAASGVVAALRDVSVLTALLAGAAAWGWLAAAALTAGIAALVTWRAPDDAGGGVAAPTAGDEDEYLRTPVPDVQLLTEEGELVLLGSRARFAAQLLVFLSPGCGACLRVAPLVPGWAERLAPVEVHAVLLGEAATVGAHPELRGHVWFDPHRVAHRALAPSTPSAVLVGTDALLAGGPVLGEQGVLAFVDEVLAHLEQGLTPLDPEDVSGVR, from the coding sequence ATGCCGAGCGCGCTGCTGCTGCCCCTGCTCACCTGCTCCGTGGTGCTGTGGGTGAGCGGGGCCGCGAAGCTGCGCGACCCCGCCTCGCTCGAGCGTGCGGTCGCGTCGCTCGCGGTGCCCGCGCCCTTCGACGGGCGGGCCGCCCGGCGCCTCCTGCCGTGGGCGGAGGTGGCCCTCGGGCTCTGGCTGCTGGTGGCCACCGGGGTGTGGCTGGTGGTCGTCACCTTCGCGGTGCTGGTGCTCTTCGGGACCTACCTGGCCCTGGTCGCCCGGGCCCAGCGCGGGCCCGAGGCGGCCGAGTGCGGATGCTTCGGCGCCCTCGGCGACCAGCGGGTCACCACGGCGACCGTGGCGCGCAACGCGCTGCTCGTGGTGGCCGCGGCGTCGGGGGTGGTGGCGGCGCTGCGCGACGTGTCGGTCCTGACCGCCCTGCTCGCCGGGGCCGCCGCGTGGGGCTGGCTGGCGGCCGCGGCCCTCACCGCCGGCATCGCGGCCCTGGTGACGTGGCGCGCGCCGGACGACGCCGGCGGCGGGGTGGCCGCCCCGACCGCCGGCGACGAGGACGAGTACCTGCGCACCCCCGTGCCCGACGTGCAGCTGCTCACCGAGGAGGGTGAGCTCGTCCTGCTCGGCAGCCGCGCCCGCTTCGCCGCGCAGCTGCTGGTGTTCCTCAGCCCGGGCTGCGGCGCGTGCCTGCGGGTCGCCCCCCTGGTGCCCGGCTGGGCCGAGCGGCTGGCCCCCGTCGAGGTCCATGCCGTGCTGCTCGGCGAGGCCGCCACCGTCGGCGCCCATCCCGAGCTGCGCGGCCACGTCTGGTTCGACCCGCACCGCGTGGCCCACCGCGCGCTGGCTCCTAGCACGCCGTCGGCGGTCCTGGTCGGCACCGACGCCCTCCTCGCGGGCGGCCCGGTGCTGGGCGAGCAGGGCGTGCTGGCCTTCGTCGACGAGGTGCTGGCGCACCTCGAACAGGGGCTGACGCCTCTGGACCCGGAGGACGTCAGCGGCGTCCGGTGA
- a CDS encoding potassium channel family protein — translation MTAMWEDLREEPPSRVARWRATLRKQPSAFLLAVQVLVILLLPFLEANDGGRAVISLLSLAALVIAVFTVRSTPALTWLSATLALPAAVFEVASFFTDTPAVLALAHTALALFYFYTAYALIAYMFEDYWVTKDELFAVGACFTVLVFAFAYVYLAVQEVWQGSFTSYTGPGQRTLLEVLYYSAANLTSVGLSDVVPIRPQARAIGTLEQLGGVMYVAMVISRLVALTVMRARQ, via the coding sequence ATGACGGCCATGTGGGAGGACCTGCGCGAGGAACCGCCCTCCCGGGTCGCGCGGTGGCGGGCCACGCTGCGCAAGCAGCCGTCCGCCTTCCTGCTCGCGGTGCAGGTGCTGGTCATCCTGCTGCTGCCCTTCCTCGAGGCCAACGACGGCGGGCGCGCGGTCATCTCGCTGCTCAGCCTGGCGGCGCTGGTCATCGCGGTCTTCACGGTGCGCAGCACCCCCGCCCTGACCTGGCTCTCGGCCACCCTCGCGCTGCCGGCCGCGGTCTTCGAGGTCGCGAGCTTCTTCACCGACACCCCGGCGGTGCTGGCACTGGCGCACACGGCCCTGGCCCTCTTCTACTTCTACACGGCCTACGCCCTCATCGCCTACATGTTCGAGGACTACTGGGTCACCAAGGACGAGCTGTTCGCGGTCGGCGCGTGCTTCACCGTGCTGGTGTTCGCGTTCGCGTACGTCTACCTCGCGGTGCAGGAGGTCTGGCAGGGATCGTTCACCTCGTACACCGGGCCGGGGCAGCGCACCCTGCTCGAGGTGCTCTACTACTCGGCGGCCAACCTCACCAGCGTGGGTCTCTCGGACGTCGTGCCCATCAGGCCGCAGGCCCGGGCGATCGGCACCCTCGAGCAGCTCGGCGGGGTCATGTACGTCGCCATGGTCATCTCGCGGCTCGTCGCGCTCACGGTGATGCGCGCCCGCCAGTGA
- a CDS encoding dipeptidase — protein sequence MRGDTGGTIRSLLDRHPVLDGHNDLPWEARERVAYDWDRLDLAAGGLPTHTDLPRLREGGVGAQFWSVFVPSTLQGERAVTATLEQVDAVHQMVRRFPGDLALATTRGEVEAAWAQGRVASLMGAEGGHSIDSSLGALRMLFALGVRYLTLTHNDNVPWADSATDEPVLGGLSAFGREVVLEMNRLGMMVDLSHVSADTMRDALATTEAPVVFSHSSARAVCDHPRNVPDDVLERLAGNGGLCMVTFVPKFVSPAVREWDLEAADAAAAEGISSADFQAYTAFTAARRRTHPSPAATVDDVVAHCEHVREVAGVEHIGLGGDYDGVDVQPEGLQDVSGYPRLLAALHERGWSEGDLAALTSGNALRVLGEVERHAAEVAATRGPGLARIEDLDGTPA from the coding sequence ATGCGCGGCGACACCGGGGGGACCATCCGCAGCCTGCTCGACCGCCATCCGGTGCTCGACGGCCACAACGACCTGCCCTGGGAGGCGCGCGAGCGGGTCGCCTACGACTGGGACCGGCTCGACCTGGCGGCCGGGGGCCTGCCCACCCACACCGACCTGCCGCGGCTGCGCGAGGGCGGGGTGGGGGCCCAGTTCTGGTCGGTCTTCGTGCCCTCGACCCTCCAGGGCGAGCGGGCCGTCACCGCCACCCTCGAGCAGGTCGACGCCGTGCACCAGATGGTGCGCCGCTTCCCGGGCGACCTGGCGCTGGCGACCACCCGCGGTGAGGTCGAGGCGGCCTGGGCGCAGGGCCGTGTGGCCTCGCTGATGGGCGCCGAGGGCGGCCACAGCATCGACTCCTCGCTGGGCGCCCTGCGGATGCTGTTCGCCCTCGGGGTCCGTTACCTCACCCTCACCCACAACGACAACGTCCCGTGGGCCGACTCCGCCACCGACGAGCCCGTGCTCGGGGGCCTGTCGGCCTTCGGGCGCGAGGTGGTCCTCGAGATGAACCGCCTCGGGATGATGGTCGACCTCAGCCACGTGTCGGCCGACACCATGCGCGACGCCCTGGCCACCACCGAGGCGCCGGTGGTGTTCTCGCACTCCTCGGCCCGCGCGGTGTGCGACCACCCGCGCAACGTGCCGGACGACGTGCTCGAGCGTCTGGCCGGCAACGGCGGCCTCTGCATGGTCACCTTCGTGCCGAAGTTCGTCTCCCCCGCCGTGCGCGAGTGGGACCTCGAGGCCGCCGACGCCGCGGCCGCCGAGGGCATCTCGTCGGCCGACTTCCAGGCCTACACCGCCTTCACCGCGGCCCGGCGCCGCACGCACCCGTCCCCCGCCGCGACCGTCGACGACGTCGTGGCCCACTGCGAGCACGTGCGCGAGGTGGCAGGGGTCGAGCACATCGGCCTCGGCGGCGACTACGACGGCGTCGACGTCCAGCCGGAGGGGCTCCAGGACGTCAGCGGCTACCCGCGCCTGCTCGCCGCTCTCCACGAGCGGGGCTGGAGCGAGGGCGACCTGGCCGCCCTGACCAGCGGCAACGCGCTCCGGGTGCTGGGCGAGGTCGAGCGGCACGCCGCCGAGGTCGCCGCGACCCGGGGCCCGGGGCTGGCGCGCATCGAGGACCTCGACGGGACGCCCGCCTGA
- the rimO gene encoding 30S ribosomal protein S12 methylthiotransferase RimO produces the protein MTTSATRGSVALVTLGCTRNEVDSEELAGRLAADGWTLVADAADADVALVNTCGFVEQAKKDSIDTLLEAADLKETGRTKAVVAVGCLAERYGQTLADELPDADAVLGFDSYADMSSHLRSILDGGRPASHVPSDRRRLLPLSPVDRAAASGDVALPGHDAGVVRTRLGTAPWAPLKIASGCDRRCAFCAIPMFRGSFVSRRPTDVIAEARWLAGEGVRELFLVSENSTSYGKDLGDIGLLEKLLPELTGIDGVERVRVSYLQPAEVRPGLLEAMASVPGVSPWYDLSFQHASTPLLRRMRRFGGTEPFLGLLEGIRSRQPLAGARSNVIVGFPGETEADVDELEHFLVQARLDVVGVFGYSDEDGTEGETLDAHLPDEVVAERVERITALVEELTAQRALERVGESVRVLVEEHDEDDDAVVVGRADHQGPDVDGVCHVRVEGSALPAVGTFLEGVVVGAEGVDLLVEPR, from the coding sequence ATGACGACCAGTGCGACCCGTGGCAGCGTCGCGCTCGTGACCCTCGGCTGTACCCGCAACGAGGTCGACTCCGAGGAGCTCGCGGGCCGCCTGGCCGCCGACGGCTGGACCCTCGTCGCCGACGCCGCGGACGCCGACGTCGCCCTGGTCAACACGTGCGGCTTCGTCGAGCAGGCCAAGAAGGACTCCATCGACACCCTCCTCGAGGCCGCCGACCTCAAGGAGACCGGGCGCACCAAGGCCGTCGTGGCCGTGGGCTGCCTGGCCGAGCGCTACGGGCAGACCCTGGCCGACGAGCTGCCCGACGCCGACGCGGTGCTGGGCTTCGACTCCTACGCCGACATGTCCTCGCACCTGCGCTCCATCCTCGACGGCGGCCGCCCCGCCTCGCACGTGCCGAGCGACCGGCGCCGGCTGCTGCCGCTCTCGCCCGTCGACCGCGCGGCCGCCTCCGGCGACGTCGCGCTGCCCGGGCACGACGCCGGCGTGGTGCGCACCCGGCTGGGCACCGCGCCGTGGGCCCCCCTGAAGATCGCCAGCGGCTGCGACCGCCGGTGCGCGTTCTGCGCCATCCCGATGTTCCGTGGCTCGTTCGTGTCGCGCCGGCCCACCGACGTCATCGCCGAGGCGCGCTGGCTGGCGGGCGAGGGCGTGCGCGAGCTGTTCCTGGTCAGCGAGAACTCGACGTCGTACGGCAAGGACCTCGGCGACATCGGCCTGCTCGAGAAGCTGCTGCCCGAGCTCACCGGCATCGACGGCGTCGAGCGGGTGCGGGTCAGCTACCTCCAGCCGGCCGAGGTACGCCCCGGTCTGCTCGAGGCGATGGCCTCCGTCCCCGGGGTGTCACCGTGGTACGACCTCTCCTTCCAGCACGCCTCGACCCCGCTGCTGCGCCGGATGCGACGCTTCGGCGGCACCGAGCCCTTCCTCGGGCTGCTCGAGGGCATCCGCTCGCGCCAGCCGCTGGCCGGGGCGCGCAGCAACGTCATCGTGGGCTTCCCGGGCGAGACCGAGGCCGACGTCGACGAGCTCGAGCACTTCCTCGTCCAGGCGCGCCTCGACGTCGTCGGCGTCTTCGGCTACTCCGACGAGGACGGCACCGAGGGCGAGACCCTCGACGCGCACCTGCCCGACGAGGTCGTGGCCGAGCGGGTCGAGCGCATCACCGCCCTGGTCGAGGAGCTCACCGCCCAGCGGGCCCTGGAGCGGGTCGGCGAGAGCGTCCGCGTCCTGGTCGAGGAGCACGACGAGGACGACGACGCCGTCGTCGTCGGCCGGGCCGACCACCAGGGCCCCGACGTCGACGGCGTCTGCCACGTGCGGGTCGAGGGCAGCGCCCTCCCGGCCGTCGGGACCTTCCTCGAGGGGGTCGTCGTCGGGGCCGAGGGGGTCGACCTGCTCGTGGAGCCCCGATGA
- the pgsA gene encoding CDP-diacylglycerol--glycerol-3-phosphate 3-phosphatidyltransferase — MTERPQRPVRTPRPQRAVRPGPLAEGRASDPYRVGIDPASPVVPETGPSAWNIANYLTGFRLLLVPFFGWLLLTHGGGDPTLRWAAFAVFAVAMVTDRIDGDLARSRGLVTNFGKVADPIADKALVTMALVGLSSIGEVPWWVTAIVLVREWGITAVRFWVIRHGVMAAGRGGKVKTALQTFGIGFLLWPRSTLPLPHLWDALAWGLLGAAVVVTVVTGVDYLVQAVRLRETSERTARKRAARAARAARRAGERPS; from the coding sequence ATGACCGAGCGCCCGCAGCGCCCCGTCCGGACTCCGCGCCCCCAGCGGGCCGTGCGCCCCGGGCCGCTCGCGGAGGGCCGGGCCAGCGACCCCTACCGGGTCGGCATCGACCCGGCGAGCCCGGTGGTGCCCGAGACCGGGCCCAGCGCGTGGAACATCGCCAACTACCTCACCGGCTTCCGCCTCCTGCTGGTGCCGTTCTTCGGCTGGCTGCTGCTCACCCACGGCGGCGGTGACCCGACCCTCCGGTGGGCGGCCTTCGCGGTGTTCGCGGTCGCGATGGTCACCGACCGCATCGACGGCGACCTCGCGCGCAGCCGGGGGCTGGTCACCAACTTCGGCAAGGTCGCCGACCCCATCGCGGACAAGGCCCTCGTGACGATGGCCCTGGTCGGGCTGTCGAGCATCGGCGAGGTGCCGTGGTGGGTCACCGCCATCGTCCTGGTGCGGGAGTGGGGCATCACCGCGGTGCGGTTCTGGGTCATCCGGCACGGGGTGATGGCGGCGGGGCGCGGCGGCAAGGTCAAGACCGCGCTGCAGACCTTCGGCATCGGGTTCCTGCTCTGGCCGCGCAGCACGCTGCCGCTGCCCCACCTGTGGGACGCGCTGGCCTGGGGGCTGCTCGGGGCGGCCGTCGTCGTCACCGTCGTCACCGGGGTCGACTACCTGGTGCAGGCGGTCCGGCTCCGCGAGACGAGTGAGCGGACGGCGCGCAAGCGGGCGGCCCGCGCCGCGCGCGCGGCACGCCGGGCGGGCGAACGCCCGTCGTGA
- a CDS encoding CinA family protein: MTAAGLVRVLTARGLTVATAESLTGGLVCAALTDVPGASAVVRGGVVSYATDVKAGVLGVDAALLARVGAVDARVAAAMAEGVRRVLGADVGVSTTGVAGPDPADGQPVGTVFVGVSSSAGTRTERHLFSGGRDTVRRESVRAALDLVAAEVENLRDTGREAGYGGPTDAPPTTREEAP, translated from the coding sequence GTGACCGCCGCCGGGCTGGTGCGGGTGCTGACGGCGCGGGGGCTCACGGTGGCCACCGCCGAGTCCCTGACCGGGGGGCTGGTGTGCGCGGCCCTCACCGACGTGCCCGGCGCCTCGGCCGTGGTGCGCGGCGGCGTCGTCTCGTACGCCACCGACGTCAAGGCCGGCGTCCTCGGGGTGGATGCCGCGCTGCTGGCCCGGGTCGGGGCGGTCGACGCGCGGGTCGCGGCGGCCATGGCCGAGGGGGTGCGCCGGGTGCTGGGCGCCGACGTGGGGGTCTCCACCACGGGGGTCGCCGGGCCCGACCCCGCCGACGGGCAGCCCGTGGGCACCGTGTTCGTCGGGGTCAGCTCGTCCGCGGGAACACGGACCGAGCGCCACCTGTTCTCCGGAGGACGGGACACCGTGCGCCGCGAGAGCGTCCGCGCCGCCCTGGATCTGGTGGCCGCGGAGGTCGAGAACCTCCGGGACACGGGCCGGGAGGCGGGGTACGGTGGTCCCACGGATGCTCCGCCGACGACCCGAGAGGAGGCGCCATGA
- a CDS encoding helix-turn-helix domain-containing protein, with protein MILLRHELGEVLRETRRAQGRTLRDVAGTAAVSLGYLSEIERGTKEASSELLAAVCDGLGVTLSDLLGLVRDRVEHVETMSAPVTLPVGAARASDEVSASAA; from the coding sequence ATGATCCTGCTCCGCCACGAGCTGGGTGAGGTCCTGCGCGAGACGCGCCGGGCCCAGGGGCGCACCCTGCGTGACGTCGCCGGCACCGCCGCGGTCTCGCTGGGCTACCTCAGCGAGATCGAGCGCGGCACCAAGGAGGCCTCCTCCGAGCTGCTGGCCGCCGTGTGCGACGGCCTCGGGGTCACGCTCTCCGACCTCCTCGGCCTGGTCCGCGACCGCGTCGAGCACGTCGAGACGATGAGCGCCCCCGTCACCCTCCCCGTCGGTGCCGCCCGGGCGTCCGACGAGGTCTCGGCCTCCGCGGCCTGA
- a CDS encoding DNA-formamidopyrimidine glycosylase family protein has product MPEGDTVHRTATRLDAALRGAAVTHAELRWPSAPDVDLRGSTTLEVVARGKHLLHRFDTGSTLHTHLRMEGQWRVEHPGPRTDRALRRSDLRAAVLTATWSAVGLRLGMLDLVPTAREADLVGHLGPDVLGPDWDPELARDRLLAHPATLAEALLDQRTLAGVGTFWASELMFVERLHPWAAAAGLDPERVDRLMARLHRLMAAAEVSGWQASTGIQRTGDEAYVHARSGRPCRRCGDTVRVAMAGVAPRERTIFSCPTCQGGLAPTDDGRPQRPLGSSPGPRGAYRRRTP; this is encoded by the coding sequence GTGCCCGAGGGTGACACCGTCCACCGCACCGCCACCCGGCTCGACGCCGCGCTGCGCGGAGCGGCCGTGACCCACGCCGAGCTCCGCTGGCCCTCGGCCCCCGACGTCGACCTGCGCGGCTCGACCACCCTCGAGGTCGTCGCCCGCGGCAAGCACCTGCTGCACCGCTTCGACACCGGCTCGACCCTGCACACCCACCTGCGGATGGAGGGCCAGTGGCGCGTCGAGCACCCGGGCCCGCGCACCGACCGAGCCCTGCGCCGCAGCGACCTACGGGCGGCGGTGCTCACCGCCACCTGGTCGGCCGTCGGGCTGCGCCTGGGGATGCTCGACCTCGTGCCCACCGCGCGCGAGGCCGACCTGGTGGGGCACCTCGGCCCCGACGTCCTCGGCCCCGACTGGGACCCCGAGCTCGCCCGCGACCGCCTGCTGGCCCACCCCGCCACCCTGGCCGAGGCCCTGCTCGACCAGCGCACCCTGGCCGGGGTGGGCACCTTCTGGGCCAGCGAGCTGATGTTCGTCGAGAGGCTGCATCCGTGGGCTGCGGCCGCGGGCCTCGACCCCGAGCGGGTCGACCGGCTGATGGCGCGCCTGCACCGGCTGATGGCCGCCGCCGAGGTCAGCGGGTGGCAGGCCAGCACCGGCATCCAGCGCACCGGTGACGAGGCCTACGTGCACGCGCGCTCGGGGCGGCCGTGCCGGCGCTGCGGCGACACCGTGCGGGTCGCGATGGCCGGGGTCGCCCCCCGCGAGCGCACCATCTTCTCGTGCCCCACCTGCCAGGGCGGCCTCGCGCCCACCGACGACGGCCGGCCGCAGCGCCCGCTGGGCAGCAGCCCGGGGCCGCGCGGTGCCTACCGCCGCCGCACCCCCTGA